The Nycticebus coucang isolate mNycCou1 chromosome 2, mNycCou1.pri, whole genome shotgun sequence genome includes a window with the following:
- the LOC128560196 gene encoding 39S ribosomal protein L42, mitochondrial-like has translation MAGAAVKWVISKRSILKRLFPIQNGALYCVCHKSTYSSLPDDYNCKVELALTSDGRSTVCYHPSVDIPYEHTKPIPLPDPVCNNGETHDQVLKTRLAEKSERLEQGPVIEQLTKMFFTTKHRWYPRGQYHTRCKKPNPPKDRGY, from the coding sequence ATGGCTGGAGCAGCAGTAAAATGGGTGATATCAAAGAGAAGTATCTTGAAACGTTTATTTCCAATCCAGAATGGAGCTTTATATTGTGTTTGTCATAAATCTACATATTCTTCTCTACCAGATGACTATAATTGCAAAGTGGAGCTTGCTTTGACATCTGATGGCAGGTCAACAGTATGCTACCACCCTTCTGTGGACATTCCATATGAACACACAAAACCTATTCCTCTACCAGACCCTGTGTGTAATAACGGAGAAACACATGATCAAGTGCTGAAAACCAGATTAGCAGAAAAAAGTGAACGCCTTGAACAAGGACCCGTGATAGAACAACTTACCAAAATGTTCTTTACTACTAAGCACCGTTGGTATCCTCGTGGACAGTATCACACTCGTTGTAAGAAACCGAATCCTCCAAAGGACAGAGGATACTGA